One window of the Nitrospira sp. genome contains the following:
- the dnaN gene encoding DNA polymerase III subunit beta has translation MKVRIGRDELLTGLQRVQGVVEKRNTMPILSNILLEAKQDGVEIVATDLEIGMRGLYKATVLQPGGVTVSARKLYEIIKELKAGEIELTSGDNNWTTIQSGKSQFKIVGLPSSEYPALPVIDREGLIPLSGAGLLELIRKTLFAAGDNDARYILNGLLVTLVVTDKKTSLRLVGTDGHRLAVTEQEVGKAGKGGPQEIKAIVPKKAAQEMRRLLEEGGEGEPLIGFTKNLMIFRKSGLLMTSRLMEGNYPNYQQVIPKEGGKKISVNRLELESALRRVSVLSKDKANAVKLSFAPGHMVLFSSNPDYGEATEELPATYDGEALQTGFNARYLLDVFSVMDSETITLQMDTPLSPCLIQEAENPGFKCVVMPIKI, from the coding sequence ATGAAGGTACGCATCGGGCGCGATGAACTGTTGACGGGTCTCCAGCGTGTGCAAGGCGTGGTGGAGAAACGGAACACCATGCCGATTCTCTCCAACATTCTGCTGGAAGCCAAACAGGACGGCGTTGAGATTGTCGCGACAGACCTGGAAATCGGCATGCGCGGACTTTATAAGGCCACGGTGCTGCAACCGGGCGGTGTGACCGTCTCGGCGCGCAAGCTGTATGAAATCATCAAGGAGTTGAAGGCCGGCGAGATCGAGTTGACCTCGGGCGACAACAATTGGACGACGATTCAATCGGGCAAGAGCCAGTTCAAGATCGTCGGGCTGCCCAGTTCCGAGTACCCTGCCCTGCCGGTGATCGATCGCGAGGGCTTGATTCCGCTCTCCGGCGCCGGGCTGTTGGAACTGATCCGGAAAACGTTGTTTGCCGCGGGGGACAATGATGCGCGCTATATCCTGAACGGCCTGCTCGTGACCCTGGTTGTCACGGACAAGAAGACCTCGCTCCGGCTTGTAGGCACCGACGGCCATCGTCTGGCCGTGACGGAACAGGAAGTGGGCAAAGCCGGCAAGGGTGGGCCTCAGGAAATTAAAGCCATTGTTCCGAAGAAAGCGGCGCAGGAAATGCGGCGGCTGTTGGAAGAGGGGGGCGAAGGCGAACCGCTGATCGGGTTTACCAAGAACCTCATGATCTTCCGGAAAAGCGGCCTGCTTATGACCTCGCGCTTGATGGAAGGGAACTATCCCAACTATCAGCAAGTCATCCCCAAAGAGGGCGGCAAGAAAATCAGTGTGAACCGCCTCGAATTGGAAAGCGCGCTGCGGCGCGTGTCGGTCCTGTCGAAGGACAAGGCGAACGCCGTGAAACTCTCTTTTGCGCCGGGCCATATGGTCCTGTTTTCGAGCAACCCGGACTACGGAGAAGCGACCGAGGAGTTGCCGGCGACCTATGACGGTGAGGCGCTGCAGACCGGATTCAACGCCCGGTATCTCCTGGACGTCTTCAGTGTGATGGACAGCGAAACCATCACGTTGCAGATGGACACGCCGCTCAGCCCCTGCTTGATTCAGGAAGCCGAGAATCCTGGGTTCAAGTGTGTCGTGATGCCGATTAAAATCTAA
- the hisS gene encoding histidine--tRNA ligase, producing the protein MIKGIKGVKDLLPEETPRWRLIEEKARFWASTFGFHEIRVPIFEVTTLFARSIGASTDIVEKEMYTFQDRDGTSLTLRPEGTAGTVRAYIEHNRAADPLPQKYCYLGPMFRHERPQAGRLRQFHQFGVESFGMADPRADVETIALLWQLLSDLQLPALTLEINNLGYTSDREAYRPVLVAYLRQRESQLCANCVRRIETNPLRVLDCKVPACRTATDAAPTLAGSMAEPATTYFTKVLEGLQAIGIPYQLNHRLVRGLDYYCLTTFEVTTTSLGAQNAVGAGGRYDGLVETLDGPKTPAVGFAVGIERISMMLPETVTPPSVGDKTVYVAAFGDRAALEGLKILQDLRLAGIRAVTDFRSATLKAHLRQADRFTCRYTLILGDDELDKGSAILRNMETKDQQDLPLPTIVAALSARVLTS; encoded by the coding sequence ATGATCAAAGGCATCAAGGGCGTCAAAGATCTGCTTCCGGAAGAGACCCCGCGCTGGCGCCTCATTGAAGAAAAAGCGCGGTTCTGGGCCTCGACTTTCGGCTTTCACGAAATCCGTGTGCCTATTTTCGAAGTGACGACGCTCTTTGCCCGCAGTATCGGGGCGTCGACGGACATCGTCGAAAAAGAAATGTATACGTTTCAGGACCGGGACGGCACGTCGCTGACCTTGCGCCCCGAAGGAACGGCCGGAACGGTCCGGGCCTACATCGAACATAATCGCGCGGCCGATCCGCTCCCCCAGAAATATTGCTACCTCGGGCCGATGTTCCGCCACGAGCGGCCGCAAGCCGGGCGTTTGCGGCAATTTCACCAGTTCGGCGTGGAATCCTTCGGCATGGCCGATCCGCGGGCGGATGTTGAAACGATCGCCTTGCTCTGGCAGTTGCTTTCCGATCTGCAACTCCCCGCGCTCACCCTGGAAATCAATAATCTCGGGTACACGAGCGACCGGGAGGCCTATCGACCGGTTCTGGTGGCCTATCTCCGCCAACGGGAAAGCCAGCTCTGCGCCAATTGCGTCCGGCGCATTGAGACGAATCCGTTGCGCGTGCTGGACTGCAAGGTGCCGGCCTGTCGAACCGCCACAGATGCTGCGCCGACACTTGCCGGCTCGATGGCGGAACCGGCCACCACCTATTTTACGAAGGTGCTGGAGGGGCTTCAGGCGATCGGCATTCCCTATCAGCTGAATCATCGACTGGTCAGGGGATTGGATTATTACTGCCTGACGACGTTTGAGGTCACGACCACCAGTTTAGGGGCTCAGAACGCGGTCGGCGCTGGTGGGCGCTATGATGGTCTGGTCGAGACTTTGGATGGCCCTAAGACGCCGGCTGTCGGCTTTGCGGTGGGTATTGAGCGTATCTCTATGATGCTGCCGGAAACCGTTACTCCGCCCTCTGTCGGAGATAAGACGGTCTATGTGGCGGCTTTCGGCGACCGTGCCGCCCTTGAAGGATTGAAGATTCTCCAAGACCTCCGTCTGGCCGGTATTCGAGCGGTGACGGATTTCCGTTCAGCGACCTTGAAAGCTCACCTCCGCCAGGCGGATCGTTTTACTTGTCGCTATACCCTTATTCTCGGTGATGACGAACTCGATAAAGGTTCAGCCATTCTCAGAAATATGGAAACGAAAGATCAACAAGATCTTCCTCTTCCAACGATTGTCGCCGCTCTTTCCGCACGAGTTCTGACCTCCTAA
- a CDS encoding DsrE family protein gives MNSKKLGLLLSVPPTHRSVETVYRLSRAALERKTEVYLYLIDEGVKNISDSRYQELATDGVKLFACAYGCQQHHVSTDEIHSKISLCGLVVLSGIIDACDQFLAFT, from the coding sequence ATGAATTCAAAGAAGCTCGGACTGCTTCTTTCAGTCCCTCCGACACATAGAAGCGTGGAGACGGTCTATCGTCTGTCACGCGCGGCTCTTGAGCGCAAGACTGAGGTGTATTTGTACCTCATCGATGAAGGGGTGAAGAATATTTCCGACTCCCGGTATCAGGAACTGGCCACGGATGGTGTGAAGCTCTTTGCCTGCGCCTACGGATGCCAACAGCATCATGTCTCGACCGATGAGATCCATTCCAAGATCTCGTTATGCGGACTGGTTGTCCTCTCCGGGATTATCGATGCCTGCGATCAATTTTTAGCCTTCACCTGA
- the gyrB gene encoding DNA topoisomerase (ATP-hydrolyzing) subunit B, translating into MATNESISKPKSDSYNADQIKVLEGLDAVRKRPAMYIGSTGVDGLHHLVYEVVDNSVDEHMAGFGETIEVTIHIDGSVTVVDNGRGIPTGMHSTQKKSAAEVALTVLHAGGKFEQGAYTVSGGLHGVGISVVNALSEWLELEIWQDGQVFTQRYQRGKPDAPLQMTGKTKRRGTQVTFKPDGQIFETLEFSFDILAQRLRELAFLNKGLEISLKDEHKEKEQIFKYKGGIVSFVEHLNEAKTPIHKPIYVNVEKPDMILELALQYNDSYAENLFSFANNINTKEGGTHLVGFKAALTRTINSYANANDLLKKETESLSGDDVREGLTAVVSVKVRNPQFEGQTKAKLGNSEVKGIVEAAVNEALGTYFEENPAVAKKIIGKAIDAARAREAARKAKELIRRKSALDGGSLPGKLADCAEKDPALSELYIVEGDSAGGSAKQGRDRKYQAILPLKGKILNVEKARFDKMLSSDEIRTLIMALGTGIGRRREEGDKPEKDSFDIAKARYHKIILMTDADVDGSHIRTLLLTFFFRQMPELLERGYIYIAQPPLFKVKKGKSEKYLKDEGLLNEHLADLAVEEVEVYVENTQGYITGRRLLPVLKKLVAFETFLSRLNKKHHEANILRAFVDEPGLDRELLKDQAALRTVVANAKRVLEAIYPKATAELTIVEDEEHQSNKVICRITSNGIVLSMNLTHEVVGSADFRELQKLAPSTIGLGRAPYKLKAKGQEQQFSGTADLVKTIIEIGKQGLGIQRYKGLGEMNPSQLWETTMNPETRTLLKVKLEDVPGVDEIFTILMGDEVEPRRNFIQAHALEVRNLDV; encoded by the coding sequence ATGGCCACGAACGAGTCAATCAGCAAGCCCAAGTCAGACAGTTACAACGCCGACCAGATCAAAGTCCTCGAAGGTCTCGATGCCGTGCGGAAACGCCCGGCGATGTACATCGGCAGCACCGGCGTCGACGGCCTTCACCACCTCGTCTATGAAGTCGTCGACAACAGCGTCGACGAGCACATGGCGGGATTCGGGGAGACGATCGAGGTCACGATTCACATCGACGGGAGTGTCACCGTGGTCGACAACGGCCGGGGCATTCCGACCGGCATGCACTCCACGCAGAAGAAATCCGCGGCCGAGGTGGCTTTGACCGTGCTCCATGCCGGCGGAAAGTTCGAGCAGGGCGCGTACACCGTTTCGGGCGGTCTGCACGGCGTCGGCATCTCCGTGGTCAACGCGCTCTCCGAATGGCTGGAGTTGGAAATCTGGCAGGACGGTCAGGTGTTTACACAACGGTATCAGCGCGGCAAACCCGATGCCCCGCTCCAGATGACCGGCAAGACCAAGCGGCGCGGCACTCAGGTCACCTTCAAGCCGGACGGACAAATCTTCGAGACGCTTGAATTCAGCTTCGACATTCTCGCGCAACGGCTGCGCGAACTGGCCTTTTTGAATAAGGGCCTGGAGATCTCGCTGAAGGATGAGCACAAAGAAAAAGAACAGATTTTCAAGTACAAGGGCGGCATCGTCTCCTTCGTCGAGCATCTCAACGAAGCCAAGACGCCGATCCATAAGCCGATCTATGTCAATGTCGAAAAGCCCGACATGATCCTGGAGCTGGCGCTGCAATACAACGACAGCTATGCGGAAAATCTGTTTTCTTTCGCCAACAACATCAATACGAAAGAAGGCGGGACGCATCTCGTCGGCTTCAAGGCGGCGCTGACGCGCACGATCAACAGCTACGCGAACGCCAACGATCTGCTCAAGAAAGAGACCGAATCCTTGAGCGGCGACGACGTGCGTGAAGGGTTGACGGCGGTCGTCAGCGTGAAGGTGCGCAATCCGCAGTTCGAAGGGCAGACGAAGGCCAAGCTCGGCAATAGCGAAGTGAAGGGCATCGTCGAAGCGGCGGTCAACGAGGCGCTCGGCACCTACTTCGAGGAGAATCCGGCGGTCGCCAAAAAGATCATCGGCAAGGCCATCGATGCGGCCAGGGCGCGCGAAGCCGCCCGCAAGGCCAAGGAGCTGATTCGCCGGAAGAGCGCGCTCGACGGAGGCTCGTTGCCCGGCAAGCTGGCGGACTGCGCGGAGAAAGATCCGGCGCTGAGCGAGCTCTACATCGTCGAGGGAGATTCGGCCGGCGGTTCCGCCAAGCAGGGCCGCGACCGGAAGTACCAGGCCATCCTCCCGCTCAAGGGCAAAATCCTCAACGTGGAAAAAGCCCGGTTCGACAAGATGCTCTCCAGCGACGAAATCCGCACCTTGATCATGGCGCTCGGCACCGGCATCGGTCGCCGACGGGAAGAAGGCGACAAGCCCGAGAAAGATTCGTTCGACATCGCCAAGGCGCGCTATCACAAGATTATTCTCATGACCGACGCCGACGTCGACGGAAGCCATATCCGGACCCTGTTGCTGACGTTCTTCTTCCGCCAGATGCCGGAGCTGCTGGAGCGCGGGTATATCTACATCGCCCAGCCGCCGCTCTTCAAAGTGAAGAAGGGCAAGTCGGAAAAGTATTTGAAGGACGAAGGGCTCCTGAACGAGCACCTGGCCGATCTCGCCGTCGAGGAGGTCGAGGTCTATGTGGAAAACACTCAGGGGTACATCACGGGCCGCCGGCTCCTGCCGGTGCTGAAAAAGCTGGTCGCCTTTGAAACGTTTCTGTCTCGCCTGAACAAGAAGCATCATGAAGCCAATATCCTTCGGGCCTTCGTGGACGAGCCCGGCCTGGATCGCGAACTGCTCAAGGATCAGGCGGCGCTCAGGACGGTGGTGGCCAATGCCAAGCGGGTGTTGGAAGCCATCTATCCCAAGGCGACCGCGGAGCTGACCATCGTCGAGGACGAGGAGCACCAATCCAACAAAGTGATCTGCCGGATCACGAGCAACGGCATCGTGCTCAGCATGAATCTGACGCACGAAGTCGTCGGGTCGGCCGATTTCCGCGAACTCCAGAAACTGGCGCCCTCCACCATCGGGCTGGGACGCGCGCCCTACAAGCTGAAAGCGAAGGGGCAGGAGCAGCAGTTCTCCGGCACAGCCGACCTGGTGAAGACGATCATTGAGATCGGCAAGCAGGGGTTGGGCATTCAGCGGTACAAAGGTCTGGGGGAAATGAATCCGTCGCAGTTGTGGGAGACCACGATGAATCCGGAGACCAGGACCCTGCTCAAAGTGAAGCTGGAAGATGTGCCCGGCGTCGATGAAATCTTTACGATCTTGATGGGCGACGAGGTCGAGCCTCGCCGTAATTTCATTCAGGCGCACGCGCTCGAAGTCAGAAATTTAGATGTGTAG
- a CDS encoding FAD-dependent thymidylate synthase has protein sequence MSQDQSSRRVIAVAPMPPEKSAYALARYSRSPDSIESSIKWVHGHSSEKFWDQFYFDYGHASIADLGHVIICFENISELAAIRLEDEPLWDGQAKSSRYQNFASGSWYIPDSLRGTETEGTYEGILRSLSEVYRLLHPQLTQFLTEREPRPESMKPADYQRTIAARAFDVTRYLLPLAAKTNVGQVVSIRTLEKQITRLLSSQLPELRLIADDLKDACQRAPMNVWGELSGQAAGMTEPMAPTLARHAKPNDYQSSVYQELGRYAKGALKGSGLDQPSTWGEQESVELIEGHDPIDEIVTTLLYRATHAPYRKILAVVRDWTDKQKQDVIDVGMSARGPYDELIKEFRSGYAFTFDILMDIGGWRDMHRHRRCQQIQQNFTTIHGYDVPPPLVQAGLDSEYRQAMDAVRIDIEQLKKTSAEGSLYAIPFGFKVRCLFKMDYAEAEYIAKLRSGVKGHWSYRTVAWLMKQKLAARYPMLGDRIQATSPDIEDTLTR, from the coding sequence ATGAGTCAGGATCAATCCAGCCGGCGCGTGATCGCCGTGGCGCCCATGCCGCCGGAAAAATCCGCCTATGCCCTGGCGCGGTACAGCCGCTCGCCCGACTCCATCGAGAGCAGCATCAAGTGGGTCCACGGCCACTCGTCGGAAAAATTCTGGGACCAGTTTTATTTCGATTACGGCCATGCGTCGATCGCCGACCTGGGCCACGTCATCATCTGTTTTGAAAACATTTCCGAACTCGCCGCCATCCGTCTCGAAGACGAACCGTTGTGGGACGGGCAGGCGAAATCAAGCCGCTATCAAAATTTTGCCTCGGGCAGCTGGTATATCCCGGACTCCCTGCGCGGGACGGAGACCGAAGGCACCTACGAAGGGATCTTGCGGAGCCTGTCCGAAGTCTATCGTCTCCTGCATCCGCAGCTGACCCAGTTTCTCACCGAGCGCGAACCGCGCCCCGAATCGATGAAGCCGGCCGATTACCAACGCACGATTGCTGCGCGGGCGTTCGACGTCACGCGCTATCTCCTGCCGTTGGCGGCGAAGACCAACGTCGGGCAGGTCGTGAGCATCAGGACGTTGGAAAAGCAGATCACGCGCCTGCTCTCTTCGCAATTGCCGGAGCTGCGCCTCATTGCCGACGACCTCAAGGATGCCTGCCAGCGCGCCCCCATGAACGTCTGGGGCGAGTTGAGCGGCCAGGCTGCGGGCATGACCGAGCCGATGGCTCCGACTCTCGCGCGCCATGCCAAGCCGAACGACTATCAATCGTCGGTGTATCAGGAGCTGGGCCGGTACGCGAAAGGGGCGCTCAAGGGATCGGGCCTGGATCAACCGTCAACGTGGGGCGAACAGGAATCAGTCGAGCTGATCGAAGGCCACGACCCGATCGATGAAATCGTCACGACGTTACTGTATCGCGCGACGCACGCGCCTTATCGCAAGATCCTCGCCGTCGTCCGCGACTGGACCGACAAGCAGAAGCAGGACGTGATCGACGTCGGCATGAGTGCACGGGGTCCCTACGACGAACTGATCAAGGAATTCCGCAGCGGCTACGCCTTCACCTTCGACATTCTGATGGACATCGGCGGCTGGCGCGACATGCACCGGCATCGGCGCTGCCAGCAGATCCAGCAGAACTTCACGACGATCCACGGCTACGACGTGCCGCCGCCGTTGGTGCAGGCGGGCCTGGATTCAGAATACCGGCAGGCCATGGATGCCGTCCGCATCGACATCGAACAGCTCAAGAAGACCAGCGCTGAAGGGTCGCTCTATGCCATCCCCTTCGGGTTCAAAGTCCGCTGCCTCTTCAAGATGGACTATGCCGAGGCCGAATACATTGCCAAGCTTCGTTCCGGCGTGAAGGGCCACTGGTCCTATCGCACCGTCGCCTGGCTGATGAAACAGAAGCTGGCCGCGCGGTATCCCATGCTCGGAGACCGTATCCAGGCCACATCCCCCGATATCGAAGACACCTTGACCAGATAG
- a CDS encoding tetratricopeptide repeat protein, with protein MPDHQTPCETALLAGQWDVAEQEALAWARHFPAGVEKDPRPHFAMNAVHLVRGQFAEAWQAHARCLHEADDIAEVKRWVEAFVGRQQENAHAHLIMGLFLAQSGESEQSMKSYKEAAKLAPESAYPHYFLAQIHERANHLEMAIKEYREAVRLAPDYAPARTNLGVAYQEQGRLEMAIPQYREVIKLNPEDHIAHANLACALAEQGKMEPAVQSYKTALKLNPKDAEVHFALGGLYETRGRLDLAERSYRDAQEANPEFGSAHSALGWLALRKRQFQDAQELFSRALKCNDEDPRAYHGIAELYAIRGKRQSAMENYTKAVKHYRDPEMRNAIMNQLFQEGQVPD; from the coding sequence ATGCCCGATCATCAAACACCATGTGAAACAGCGCTCCTCGCCGGGCAATGGGACGTCGCCGAGCAAGAGGCCCTGGCCTGGGCCCGCCATTTTCCGGCGGGAGTCGAAAAAGATCCCCGCCCGCATTTTGCGATGAACGCCGTGCATCTTGTACGCGGACAGTTTGCCGAGGCCTGGCAGGCGCATGCGCGCTGTCTGCACGAAGCCGATGACATTGCCGAGGTCAAGCGGTGGGTCGAAGCCTTCGTCGGGCGGCAGCAGGAGAATGCCCACGCCCATCTAATCATGGGCCTGTTCCTCGCCCAGTCCGGCGAGTCGGAACAATCCATGAAGTCCTACAAAGAGGCGGCGAAGCTCGCCCCTGAGTCCGCCTACCCGCATTACTTTCTCGCGCAGATCCACGAGCGGGCGAATCACCTCGAAATGGCGATCAAAGAATATCGCGAAGCCGTGCGGCTCGCGCCGGACTATGCCCCGGCCCGCACGAATCTCGGCGTGGCCTATCAGGAGCAGGGCCGGCTCGAAATGGCCATTCCGCAATATCGCGAAGTCATCAAGCTCAATCCAGAAGATCATATCGCCCACGCCAATCTCGCCTGCGCCCTGGCGGAACAAGGCAAGATGGAACCGGCCGTGCAGTCGTATAAGACAGCGTTGAAACTGAATCCGAAAGACGCTGAAGTCCACTTCGCGTTGGGCGGGTTGTATGAAACGCGCGGGCGGTTGGATTTGGCCGAACGGTCTTATCGTGATGCGCAGGAGGCCAATCCCGAATTCGGTTCGGCGCATTCGGCGCTCGGCTGGCTCGCGCTCAGAAAGCGGCAGTTCCAGGACGCGCAGGAATTATTCAGCCGCGCATTGAAGTGCAACGATGAAGACCCCCGGGCCTATCACGGCATCGCCGAGCTCTACGCCATCCGCGGCAAGCGCCAGAGCGCGATGGAAAACTACACCAAGGCCGTGAAGCACTACCGCGACCCAGAAATGCGCAACGCGATCATGAATCAGCTGTTCCAAGAAGGCCAGGTTCCGGATTAG
- the dnaA gene encoding chromosomal replication initiator protein DnaA: protein MSIDTVWQEALHFIQGKVPKQVYDTWFTPVHLDRIEDSTAHIGVPNKFFGDWLGTHYGPLLAEAVSAARGGGDVAVSFLVDQKSAKQQDQAAVATAAKTVTQPKPRRGIQLNPKYIFKNFVVGAGNQFAHAACMAVAEQPGKAYNPLFIYGGVGLGKTHLLNAIGNHVAERTDLRIAYLTTEQFTNEVINSIRYDKMMDLRKRYRHIDMLMIDDIQFLAGKERTQEEFFHTFNALYEGHKQIVLSSDRFPKDMPDIEERLRSRFEWGLIADLQPPDVETRIAILRKKSEDEGIQLPEDVIQYLSTTLKSNIRELEGSLVRLGAFASLTGQKITLEMAKTVLRDLIGDKKKIVAMEDIQDVVCTQFHVKINELKSRRRSKTLVHPRQIAMYLCRELTDASYPEIGRHFGGKDHTTIIHACRQVAKAKDADPAMQTTLEKLKEQILRG, encoded by the coding sequence ATGAGTATCGACACGGTTTGGCAAGAGGCGCTTCACTTTATCCAAGGGAAGGTACCGAAGCAGGTGTACGACACCTGGTTCACTCCGGTGCACCTGGATCGGATTGAGGACTCGACAGCCCATATTGGTGTTCCGAATAAGTTCTTTGGCGATTGGCTGGGCACCCACTATGGTCCGCTTCTCGCCGAAGCGGTCTCGGCTGCGCGTGGAGGTGGAGATGTCGCCGTCTCTTTCCTGGTCGATCAGAAATCGGCCAAGCAGCAGGATCAGGCTGCGGTCGCGACGGCTGCCAAGACCGTCACCCAGCCTAAGCCGCGGCGGGGGATTCAGCTCAACCCCAAGTACATTTTTAAGAATTTTGTCGTCGGCGCCGGGAACCAGTTCGCGCATGCCGCCTGTATGGCGGTTGCTGAACAGCCGGGGAAAGCGTACAACCCCCTCTTTATCTATGGGGGGGTGGGGCTTGGAAAGACGCACTTGCTGAATGCGATCGGCAATCATGTGGCGGAACGAACCGATCTCCGGATCGCCTATCTGACGACCGAGCAATTCACCAACGAGGTCATCAACTCGATCCGCTACGACAAGATGATGGACTTGCGGAAGCGCTATCGGCATATCGACATGCTGATGATCGACGACATCCAGTTTTTGGCCGGCAAAGAGCGGACGCAGGAAGAGTTCTTTCATACGTTCAATGCGTTGTACGAAGGACACAAACAGATCGTCCTCTCCAGCGACCGGTTTCCGAAAGACATGCCGGATATCGAAGAGCGGCTCCGGTCCCGCTTCGAATGGGGGCTCATCGCCGACCTGCAGCCACCCGATGTTGAAACGCGGATCGCCATCTTGCGGAAGAAGTCCGAGGACGAGGGGATCCAGCTGCCCGAGGATGTGATCCAGTATCTTTCGACCACGCTGAAGAGCAATATTCGTGAGCTCGAAGGCAGCCTGGTGCGATTGGGAGCCTTTGCGTCGCTCACGGGGCAGAAGATTACGCTGGAGATGGCCAAGACGGTCCTGCGCGATCTCATCGGCGACAAGAAGAAGATCGTGGCGATGGAAGATATCCAGGATGTGGTCTGCACCCAGTTTCACGTGAAGATCAACGAGCTGAAGTCCCGCCGTCGAAGCAAGACGCTGGTCCATCCGCGGCAGATCGCCATGTATCTCTGCCGCGAACTGACCGATGCCTCGTATCCGGAGATCGGCCGGCATTTCGGCGGCAAGGACCATACGACGATTATCCATGCCTGCCGCCAGGTGGCGAAGGCGAAGGACGCGGATCCGGCCATGCAGACGACGTTGGAAAAACTGAAGGAACAGATCCTACGGGGTTGA